The following is a genomic window from Deltaproteobacteria bacterium.
TATACCGGTGATTGCGTCCGGCGGCATGAGCTCTGTTAAGGATATAGAGGGTTTTAAAGGTATGAAACTGGAAGGAATAATAATCGGCAAGGCCCTTTATACAGGGGATATAGATTTAAAAGAGGCGATAGAAACAGCTGAAATGCTCAATCTCTGACGGAGTATGCAGGAAAAGGGTGAGACAGCAGATTTTGACGTGGGGGTTTTACTGTCTCTCTTGCGCAGGATGAGGCATATCCATTCCCCTCTACTATAAGTCTTGAAGGGCTTGAAACCCAGCCGCTTATATACAACCTCAACCTCCCTGACCCTATCTTTTAATACTCCGGACAGTATCAAAAATCCATTATCCATTATCCTTGCCTTAAGATGGCCGGCAATCTTTATGAGCTCTTCAGCAATTATATTTGCAAAGATTATAGAAAATCTATTTTTAATCTTTTCCAAAGGTTTGCCGGTTAGTTTGACGATACTGCTTACCTTGTTCAATCTGATATTTTTCTTTGCAACCTTTATGGCCTCCGGATCTATGTCAAGGCCAACCGCATTTTCCGCTCCGAGTTTTGCAGCGGCTATGGCAAGGATTCCAGAGCCTGTTCCAACATCAAGAACGCTATTCCCTTTGATAGCATTGGCGAGTTTGACGACTGCCTTGAGACACATCATGGTTGATGCGTGAGAGCCTGTGCCAAATGCCATTCCCGGGTCTATCTCTATAATTATCCTCCCCGGCTTCCTCTCAACTTTTTTCCATGTTGGCTTTATGATTAAGCTGTTGGAGACCCTGATTGGCTTTATATGCTCCTTCCATTTACTAAGCCAATCCATGTTTTCAAAGAAGCTCCCTTTATATGTCCACCCGAATTTTTTAAGGCTTTTCTTTAACAAAATCCTATTTTTGTTAAGAGATAAATCTGCCGGGATATATGCCTTTATGATCTTTTTATCTTCCTGTCCCTCTTCCAGCACGGCAGGGCTTCCGGCCTCTATTAACAGGCCTGTTATTGATTCTGCCGCCTTTGCAGGACCGATGGCTGTTATTTCAAACCATTTTTTTATCATCTCGCTACCCAACTATCTGCCTTGCAGCGCCTTTATCATTTCATCATGAATCAAACAATTACTTGCCAGAGTTTCGCCTGAATAGAGGGAAAATTCTTTGCCGTTAAAGCCTGTTACCATGCCACCGGCCTCTTTAATTATAAGCCATGCCGCAGCAGTATCCCACGGTTTCAGCTTCATCTCCCAGAAACCGTCAATCCTTCCGCAGGCAACATAACACATATCCAGCGCGGCCGAGCCTGCCCTTCTTATGGCCTGAGCCCTTACGGCGAAATTTGCAAAATGGGCGATGTTATTGTCCCGGGATGTCCTGATATCGTACGGAAACCCGGTTGCAAGAAGGCTTTTTGTAAGCTCTTTAATATCGGACACCTTTATCTTTTTGTTGTTGAGATATGCCCCTTTGTTTTTTTCTGCTGTAAACAATTCATTTAGCATTGGATTGTAAACAGCGCCAAGGATTATTCCTTCCCCGCTTTTTTCTAACGCAATAGATACGCAAAAAACAGGAAATCCGTGTGAATAGTTTGTGGTGCCGTCCAACGGGTCAATTATCCAACGGTATCCTGAATCGGATTTTTGCTCCAGGCTCTCCTCTGTCAGTATCCCATGCTCAGGAAACTTATTTTTAATTATTTTCATTATCAGGTCCTCTGCCTTCCTGTCCATCTCTGTTACAATATCTATCGCGCCCTTGAATTCAATGCGATGCGCATTGCCGATATTTTTTTTAAGAATGGCTCCGGCGCTTTTAGCAGCGGTAATGGCTGTTTTTTTAAATGTGTTTGTCATAATTGGCTGCACTTTGAGAAGATAAGCGGTTAATAGGTTTAGAAGCGTATAGCCTACATCTCTAATATAAGCGGAAGTATAATTGGTTTTCTTTCCAGCGCCTTGTTAAAAAACCTCCTGAGGGCCTTTCTTATCTCTTCCTTAACCTCAAGCCAATCGGTCTTTGCCTCTGTATTTATATTGCCAAGCGCCCCCAGGACTACATTTTTAGCGTCCTCAAGAAGTTCGGC
Proteins encoded in this region:
- the prmA gene encoding 50S ribosomal protein L11 methyltransferase, which encodes MIKKWFEITAIGPAKAAESITGLLIEAGSPAVLEEGQEDKKIIKAYIPADLSLNKNRILLKKSLKKFGWTYKGSFFENMDWLSKWKEHIKPIRVSNSLIIKPTWKKVERKPGRIIIEIDPGMAFGTGSHASTMMCLKAVVKLANAIKGNSVLDVGTGSGILAIAAAKLGAENAVGLDIDPEAIKVAKKNIRLNKVSSIVKLTGKPLEKIKNRFSIIFANIIAEELIKIAGHLKARIMDNGFLILSGVLKDRVREVEVVYKRLGFKPFKTYSRGEWICLILRKRDSKTPTSKSAVSPFSCILRQRLSISAVSIASFKSISPV
- a CDS encoding inositol monophosphatase family protein, whose amino-acid sequence is MTNTFKKTAITAAKSAGAILKKNIGNAHRIEFKGAIDIVTEMDRKAEDLIMKIIKNKFPEHGILTEESLEQKSDSGYRWIIDPLDGTTNYSHGFPVFCVSIALEKSGEGIILGAVYNPMLNELFTAEKNKGAYLNNKKIKVSDIKELTKSLLATGFPYDIRTSRDNNIAHFANFAVRAQAIRRAGSAALDMCYVACGRIDGFWEMKLKPWDTAAAWLIIKEAGGMVTGFNGKEFSLYSGETLASNCLIHDEMIKALQGR